The bacterium DNA segment ACGACTATCTCGGAATCTGATGAATCCTATCTTAAAAAAATCGGTCAACTGATTATTTCTACTTATACCCATGCTTTATCTAACTTTTTAGATATTTTACTTGTTTGTTATACCGCAAATATTGTTATTTATAAAGGAGAAGATTTTCTAAACTGGTTAACTCAAGAATTAGAAATTTCCCTAAAACGACAAACCCCTTTGCCATATTCTGAAATAGATTCTGTTTTGTGTTATCAATCTACCTTTAATAAATCCCCATTTTTAAGATTTTGGGGAAGTTTTTTCTTACTCTTTGATGGACAGACGATGAAAGTAATCGTGAAGGCAATTGATAAATTAATTTTGAAAATAAAATAGTAAAATGCCAATTATTACTTTAATCACAGATTTTGGGCTAAAAGATAATTATGTCGGGATAATAAAAGGAGTAATCCATTCAATCAATCCTGAGGTAAAAATAATTGATATTACTCATCTTATAAATTCTTATGGTCTGGTGGAAGCAGGCTATATTCTCAAATCTTCTTTCAATTATTTCCCGAAAGGAACAATTCATATTATTATTGTTGACCCTGAGGTTGGTAGCCAGCGTAAAATTATTTTACTAAAATCAAAAGATTACTATTTTTTGGCTCC contains these protein-coding regions:
- a CDS encoding chemotaxis protein CheC encodes the protein MQLTNFQLDALREIGNIGNGHVSTCLSQLANEKIIPIIPEIKLVPANKFNELIEDSEGLTIGISSGLLGEVMGKVVMIFPYENGLSMLNETIKERDPSLTTISESDESYLKKIGQLIISTYTHALSNFLDILLVCYTANIVIYKGEDFLNWLTQELEISLKRQTPLPYSEIDSVLCYQSTFNKSPFLRFWGSFFLLFDGQTMKVIVKAIDKLILKIK